The following coding sequences are from one Pelomicrobium methylotrophicum window:
- a CDS encoding SPOR domain-containing protein, whose protein sequence is MARDYKHVHSRGSRRGSSLLAGIVIGLVLGLAIALGVAWYLNRGPSPFVAGSKPSDTAPPSAVRGLPQQAAPSESPAKAEARPRFEFYKILPGKEEAVTPQELKQQATTRPTKDVYYLQAGAFQNAADADNLKAKLALTGLEASVQTATLPDRGTWHRVRVGPYRQVEEVNRAQAMLKQQGIDAVLIRVNESGNP, encoded by the coding sequence ATGGCTCGGGATTACAAGCACGTCCACTCCCGCGGTTCCCGCCGCGGCAGCAGCCTGCTCGCCGGCATCGTCATCGGGCTGGTGCTCGGCCTCGCCATTGCGCTGGGCGTGGCATGGTATCTGAACCGGGGCCCGAGTCCCTTCGTCGCCGGTTCCAAACCGTCGGACACCGCCCCGCCGTCGGCCGTGCGCGGGCTTCCACAGCAGGCAGCGCCTTCCGAAAGCCCCGCCAAGGCCGAGGCCAGACCGCGCTTCGAGTTCTACAAAATCCTGCCCGGCAAAGAGGAAGCGGTGACGCCGCAGGAACTCAAGCAGCAGGCGACCACCCGTCCCACCAAGGACGTCTACTACCTTCAAGCCGGCGCCTTCCAGAACGCTGCCGACGCGGACAACTTGAAGGCGAAGCTCGCTTTGACCGGTCTGGAAGCGAGCGTCCAGACCGCCACCCTCCCCGACCGGGGCACGTGGCACCGGGTCCGGGTCGGCCCGTACCGTCAGGTGGAGGAAGTCAACCGCGCCCAGGCGATGCTGAAACAACAGGGCATCGACGCGGTCCTAATTCGGGTCAACGAGAGCGGGAACCCTTGA
- a CDS encoding thiol:disulfide interchange protein DsbA/DsbL, with product MRLARTLALGVLMASALAFTARAEIVAGHDYVVLNPAQPTTAEGKVEVIEFFWYGCPHCYELHPHLKRWLQQKPQDVQFRYVPAVARDSWVPGAKIFYALEALGELNRLNDQVYDAIHLDQIDLNNEQVLLDWVAKRGIDRQKFIDAYNSFAVQAKVAQARKMTRDYQIRGVPTLVVDGKYLTSGTYAGSVQGAVAVMDQLVKKARQERAQRR from the coding sequence ATGAGACTTGCGCGTACCCTGGCCCTCGGCGTTCTCATGGCGTCAGCCCTCGCGTTCACGGCCCGCGCGGAAATCGTCGCCGGCCACGATTACGTGGTGTTAAATCCAGCCCAGCCCACCACCGCGGAGGGCAAGGTGGAGGTGATCGAGTTCTTCTGGTACGGCTGCCCCCACTGCTACGAGCTGCATCCGCACCTGAAGCGCTGGCTCCAGCAAAAACCCCAGGATGTGCAGTTCCGCTACGTCCCGGCCGTGGCGCGCGACAGTTGGGTGCCCGGCGCGAAGATCTTCTACGCCCTGGAAGCCCTTGGTGAGCTCAACCGGTTGAACGACCAGGTCTACGACGCGATCCATCTGGACCAGATCGATCTGAACAACGAGCAGGTGCTGCTTGACTGGGTGGCCAAGCGCGGCATCGACCGCCAGAAGTTCATCGACGCTTACAACTCGTTCGCGGTGCAGGCCAAGGTGGCCCAGGCCCGGAAAATGACCCGTGACTATCAGATCCGCGGCGTGCCCACCCTCGTCGTCGACGGCAAGTACCTCACCTCCGGCACCTACGCGGGCTCAGTGCAGGGTGCGGTCGCCGTGATGGATCAGCTGGTGAAAAAGGCGCGGCAAGAGCGCGCCCAGCGCCGATAG
- a CDS encoding SDR family oxidoreductase — MSRVVITGASSGLGAALAGCYAARDATLALIARHRERLHAVAKAFPRAVPYCADVRDGAAMSAVARDFIDRFGPPDVVIANAGVSTGTLTEYPEDVERFQTVLDINVMGLVKTFHPFLAAMREAGRGTLAGIASVAGVRGLPGAGAYSASKAAAIAYLESLRVELRGTGIRVVTVCPGYIATPMTARNPYRMPFLLSADEAARRIVRAIDAGRRVATIPWQMAIVARILAVLPPALYDALLARAPRKPRGNLG; from the coding sequence GTGAGCCGCGTCGTCATCACGGGCGCCTCCAGCGGCCTGGGGGCGGCGCTTGCGGGCTGCTACGCGGCCCGCGACGCGACGCTCGCGCTGATCGCCCGCCACCGCGAGCGCCTGCACGCGGTGGCCAAGGCGTTCCCCAGGGCGGTTCCCTACTGCGCGGACGTGCGCGACGGGGCGGCGATGTCGGCGGTCGCCCGGGATTTCATCGACCGGTTCGGGCCGCCCGACGTCGTGATCGCCAACGCGGGCGTCAGCACGGGAACATTGACCGAGTACCCCGAGGACGTGGAACGCTTCCAGACGGTCCTCGACATCAACGTCATGGGGCTGGTCAAGACTTTCCATCCTTTCCTTGCCGCCATGCGCGAAGCAGGGCGCGGCACGCTTGCCGGAATCGCCAGCGTGGCCGGCGTGCGGGGACTGCCGGGCGCAGGCGCCTACAGCGCCTCTAAGGCGGCGGCGATCGCCTACCTGGAAAGCCTGCGAGTGGAGCTGCGGGGAACGGGCATCCGTGTGGTCACCGTGTGCCCCGGCTACATCGCCACGCCCATGACCGCCCGCAACCCCTACCGGATGCCTTTTCTCTTGAGCGCTGACGAAGCGGCCCGCCGTATCGTGCGGGCGATCGACGCAGGCCGCCGCGTGGCGACCATTCCGTGGCAAATGGCCATCGTGGCCCGCATCCTGGCGGTGCTGCCGCCGGCGCTGTACGACGCGCTGTTGGCCCGTGCCCCGCGCAAGCCGCGCGGGAACCTGGGTTGA
- a CDS encoding SDR family oxidoreductase: MTTIARLGEGLRREPRRWLVTGCAGFIGSHLVEVLLRYGQHVVGLDNFATGFRRNLDDVRQAVGEADWARFRFIEGDIRDLAACEHACRGIDVVLHQAALGSVPRSVEDPLSTHGANVDGFVNMLLAARSAGVKRFVYASSSAVYGDDPRLPKSEGNIGRPLSPYAASKCTNELYADVFARCYGIETVGLRYFNVFGARQDPSGPYAAVIPRWIDEMLGGRPVAIYGDGETTRDFCYIANAVQANLLAATTRRSEALNQVYNVAVGERTSLNELFSLLRSLLAERFAWVASIEPEYRDFRPGDIRHSLADVSKARQLLGYEPTHAVLEGLREALPWYLRRLRPVPGPGATDC; this comes from the coding sequence GTGACGACCATCGCGCGCCTGGGCGAAGGCCTGCGCCGGGAGCCTCGGCGGTGGTTGGTGACGGGTTGCGCCGGCTTCATCGGATCGCACCTGGTGGAGGTCCTCCTGCGGTACGGCCAGCACGTCGTGGGGCTGGACAACTTTGCGACCGGGTTCCGGCGTAACCTGGATGACGTGCGGCAGGCGGTCGGCGAGGCCGACTGGGCACGCTTCCGCTTCATCGAGGGCGACATACGGGACCTGGCCGCGTGCGAGCACGCTTGTCGGGGAATCGATGTGGTTCTGCATCAAGCGGCGCTCGGCTCGGTGCCCCGCTCGGTGGAGGATCCGCTTTCCACCCACGGCGCCAACGTGGACGGATTCGTGAACATGCTCCTGGCGGCGAGGAGCGCTGGGGTCAAGCGCTTCGTGTACGCCTCTTCCAGCGCCGTCTACGGAGACGATCCCCGGCTGCCCAAATCCGAGGGGAACATCGGTCGTCCTCTCTCCCCCTATGCCGCGAGCAAATGCACGAACGAGCTGTACGCCGACGTCTTTGCCCGCTGTTATGGGATCGAGACGGTGGGGCTGCGTTATTTCAATGTCTTCGGCGCGCGCCAGGATCCCAGTGGCCCCTACGCCGCTGTGATCCCGCGCTGGATCGACGAAATGCTGGGCGGTCGGCCGGTGGCCATCTACGGCGACGGCGAGACGACGCGGGACTTCTGTTACATCGCCAACGCGGTCCAGGCGAACCTGCTCGCTGCGACGACCCGCCGGTCCGAGGCGCTCAATCAGGTCTATAACGTCGCCGTGGGCGAGCGGACGTCGCTCAACGAGCTGTTCTCCCTCCTGCGCTCGCTGCTGGCGGAGCGTTTCGCGTGGGTGGCCTCCATCGAGCCCGAATACCGCGACTTCCGCCCCGGCGACATTCGCCACTCCCTGGCGGATGTCAGCAAGGCGCGGCAGTTGCTGGGCTACGAGCCCACCCATGCCGTGCTGGAGGGGCTTCGGGAAGCGCTGCCCTGGTACCTCCGGCGTCTGCGCCCGGTGCCCGGCCCCGGGGCGACGGATTGCTGA